One region of Ensifer sp. WSM1721 genomic DNA includes:
- the fdxB gene encoding ferredoxin III, nif-specific, whose translation MTSPFLTRDGSNWMPEYLTAIDGVTCIGCGRCFKVCSREVMHLYGVDDAGEILGICDDEDDDFDGELNRMVMVVDHAGRCIGCGACARVCPKNCQTHVEADTIAA comes from the coding sequence ATGACGAGCCCTTTCCTTACCCGCGACGGCTCGAACTGGATGCCCGAATATCTGACCGCTATCGATGGCGTGACCTGCATCGGCTGCGGCCGCTGCTTCAAGGTGTGCTCGCGCGAGGTCATGCACCTTTATGGCGTCGACGACGCGGGTGAGATCCTCGGCATCTGTGACGACGAGGACGACGACTTCGATGGGGAGCTCAATCGCATGGTCATGGTGGTCGACCATGCGGGGCGCTGCATCGGCTGTGGAGCTTGCGCCCGCGTCTGTCCGAAGAACTGCCAGACCCATGTTGAGGCTGACACGATTGCTGCTTGA
- a CDS encoding CCE_0567 family metalloprotein has protein sequence MSDLEELKKKVRKLQSRAGTAKMELNDLAEDLPVNWTEIKVVAEKAFDAFAQLDAVKRELSALEGSR, from the coding sequence ATGTCAGATCTTGAGGAACTTAAGAAAAAAGTCCGCAAACTGCAGTCGCGAGCCGGAACTGCAAAAATGGAATTGAACGACCTCGCCGAGGACCTCCCGGTCAATTGGACCGAAATCAAAGTGGTCGCCGAGAAAGCGTTCGATGCTTTTGCGCAGTTGGACGCCGTCAAGAGAGAACTCAGCGCGTTGGAGGGCTCACGATGA
- a CDS encoding NifX-associated nitrogen fixation protein produces the protein MRTPSDTPVTRAIDPDDTALETPFLKCLMRLIRAHDAYGMWEVKSDAALLADFIVTKEQRRKIPIIGDPDPDVLWRLEAFYTCVALVIEERSGLLVSSTMMMSHEGFGRVVLTTGRLVVLSKSLRDVHRFGFGTLGKLAKAGAKLVDHAIAAIETYPDVARA, from the coding sequence ATGAGAACACCGTCCGATACCCCGGTCACCCGTGCTATCGACCCGGACGACACGGCCCTTGAAACCCCTTTCCTCAAATGCCTCATGCGGCTGATCCGCGCCCATGACGCTTATGGAATGTGGGAAGTCAAATCCGACGCTGCCCTGCTGGCCGACTTCATCGTCACGAAGGAGCAGCGTCGTAAGATCCCAATTATTGGCGATCCCGATCCGGACGTGCTGTGGAGGCTCGAGGCTTTCTACACCTGCGTGGCGCTTGTAATCGAGGAGCGCTCCGGCCTGCTGGTATCGTCGACGATGATGATGAGCCATGAGGGCTTCGGCCGGGTGGTTCTCACGACCGGGCGGTTGGTCGTTCTATCGAAGTCCCTACGCGATGTCCATCGATTCGGCTTCGGGACACTGGGCAAACTCGCGAAAGCGGGTGCGAAACTGGTCGACCATGCGATAGCGGCCATTGAAACCTATCCCGATGTGGCACGGGCATGA
- the nifX gene encoding nitrogen fixation protein NifX yields the protein MKAARRLSLVNDEVHSPRPQRKGGALRIAIATQDMKSLNAHFGSAKRFALYDVTSDDWNFVEAVAFEDVSDESGKHQAEGEDRITPKVNALKGCHLLFCRAIGGPSAAKLVSAKIHPIKVQQPQSIEDVLSRTQTMLRTAPPPWLRKVLTEAGAAEKKSFEDED from the coding sequence ATGAAAGCCGCCCGTCGCCTATCGCTCGTTAATGACGAAGTTCACTCACCGAGGCCGCAACGGAAAGGCGGCGCATTGCGCATCGCGATCGCCACGCAAGACATGAAAAGTCTCAACGCCCATTTCGGTTCGGCCAAGCGCTTCGCGCTCTATGACGTGACCTCCGATGACTGGAATTTCGTTGAAGCCGTTGCCTTTGAAGATGTTTCCGACGAGAGCGGGAAGCACCAGGCTGAGGGCGAGGACCGCATTACCCCGAAGGTCAACGCGTTGAAGGGCTGTCACCTACTATTTTGCCGGGCTATCGGCGGGCCTTCGGCAGCCAAGCTTGTTTCGGCAAAAATCCATCCAATCAAAGTGCAGCAGCCTCAATCCATCGAAGATGTGCTGTCGCGAACCCAGACCATGCTCAGGACGGCTCCTCCGCCCTGGCTGCGCAAGGTGCTGACGGAAGCAGGTGCTGCCGAAAAGAAATCCTTTGAGGACGAGGACTGA
- the nifN gene encoding nitrogenase iron-molybdenum cofactor biosynthesis protein NifN: MNRILPQTKSATVNPLKSSQPLGAALAFLGVSGAIPLFHGSQGCTSFALVLLVRHFKEAVPLQTTAMDEVATILGGMDHLEEAILNLKTRTNPKLIGVCTTALVEIRGEDFAKDLSNIKMKRANELAATEIVLANTPDFDGAIEEGWAKAVAAMIARITRPGEQARQSKKIVILPGWNLTVADIEHLRETVESFGLKPVILPDLSGSLDGTVPDDRWVPTTYGGTRVEEIQQMGAAVQCIAIGEHMRRPAEVLQRLTGVPYALFQTLTGLKGADRFVSLLSAISGAPAPAKIRRRRAQLQDALLDGHFHFSGKKIAIAAEPDQLYQLATFFAGMGAEISAAVTTTGTSKILEKVPADPMQVGDLGDLEGLAAGADLLVTHSHGRQAAERLGIPLMRVGFPIFDRLGSQHKLTTLYQGTRDLIFDVANIFQADQHAPTPQSLDPFRNREMPDESRPSPIAR, encoded by the coding sequence ATGAATCGCATTCTTCCTCAAACCAAATCGGCAACGGTCAATCCGCTAAAGTCGTCTCAGCCGCTGGGCGCCGCTCTCGCCTTTCTTGGGGTCAGTGGTGCCATACCGTTGTTCCATGGCAGCCAAGGCTGCACGAGCTTCGCCTTGGTTCTTCTCGTGCGGCACTTCAAGGAAGCCGTCCCTTTGCAGACAACGGCGATGGACGAAGTGGCGACGATCCTCGGCGGCATGGACCATCTGGAGGAGGCGATCCTCAATCTAAAGACCCGCACGAACCCGAAACTGATCGGGGTCTGTACCACGGCGCTGGTCGAAATCCGAGGCGAAGATTTCGCAAAGGATCTCTCGAACATCAAGATGAAGCGCGCCAATGAACTCGCAGCCACGGAGATCGTGCTGGCCAACACGCCGGATTTCGACGGAGCGATCGAGGAGGGCTGGGCCAAGGCCGTCGCCGCAATGATTGCAAGGATTACACGGCCTGGTGAGCAGGCGCGGCAGTCGAAGAAGATTGTAATCCTGCCCGGCTGGAATCTGACCGTCGCTGATATCGAGCATTTGCGCGAGACGGTGGAAAGCTTCGGCCTCAAGCCGGTAATTCTACCCGACCTCTCTGGTTCGCTCGATGGTACGGTGCCTGACGACCGTTGGGTGCCGACCACCTATGGTGGCACCCGCGTCGAGGAGATCCAACAAATGGGCGCAGCGGTGCAGTGCATCGCGATTGGGGAGCATATGCGCCGTCCGGCGGAGGTGCTGCAGAGACTGACCGGAGTGCCTTATGCGCTGTTCCAGACCCTTACAGGATTGAAGGGAGCCGACCGGTTCGTCTCGTTGCTTTCCGCAATTTCCGGTGCGCCGGCGCCAGCGAAAATCCGCCGTCGCCGTGCACAGCTGCAGGACGCCTTGCTCGATGGGCATTTTCATTTCAGTGGCAAGAAGATCGCCATCGCCGCCGAGCCGGACCAACTCTATCAGCTCGCGACGTTTTTCGCCGGCATGGGCGCCGAAATCTCGGCGGCCGTCACCACGACCGGCACCTCGAAAATACTCGAGAAAGTGCCTGCCGATCCGATGCAGGTCGGTGATCTTGGCGATCTCGAGGGCCTTGCCGCGGGCGCTGATCTTCTCGTCACCCATTCGCATGGTCGACAGGCCGCCGAGCGCCTGGGCATTCCGCTCATGCGCGTTGGCTTCCCGATCTTCGACAGACTCGGCAGCCAGCACAAGCTCACGACACTTTATCAAGGGACGCGCGACCTGATCTTCGATGTCGCCAACATCTTCCAGGCCGACCAGCACGCGCCAACGCCTCAATCACTCGATCCATTCCGTAACCGAGAAATGCCAGATGAAAGCCGCCCGTCGCCTATCGCTCGTTAA
- the nifE gene encoding nitrogenase iron-molybdenum cofactor biosynthesis protein NifE, translating to MSSPTAKIQDVFDEPGCEINRGKDDKARKMGCSKPLTPGAAAGGCAFDGAKIVLQPITDVAHLVHAPLACEGNSWDNRGAASSGPTLWRRSFTTDLTQFEVVMGQGERKLFRAIREIKEAHAPSAIFVYSTCVTALIGDDIEAVCKRAAEKFGLPVVPINAPGFVGSKNLGNKLAGEALLDHVIGTVEPDDAGPYDINVLGEFNLAGEFWLVKPLLDRLGIRVRACIPGDARYLDIASAHRARATMLVCSTALINLARKMEERWGIPFFEGSFYGISDTSEALRQIANLVVAKGANPDIIRRTEALIAEEEAIAWKRLAAYRSRLEGKRVLINTGGVKSWSIVHALMEIGIEIVGTSVKKSTVEDKERIKQILKDESHMFESMAPRELYDMLSEQKVDIMLSGGRTQFIALKAKTPWLDINQERQHPYAGYDGMVELVRQIDLAIHNPIWCQVREPAPWEYQPVVKEELPGAQSKTETVHAFAKVVTQQPPTASATLEGSR from the coding sequence ATGTCTTCGCCAACCGCTAAAATCCAGGATGTTTTCGACGAGCCCGGCTGCGAAATAAATCGCGGCAAGGACGACAAGGCGCGCAAAATGGGCTGTTCGAAACCGTTGACCCCCGGCGCGGCAGCCGGCGGCTGCGCTTTTGACGGCGCCAAGATTGTGCTGCAGCCGATCACCGACGTGGCACATCTCGTTCATGCACCGCTTGCCTGCGAGGGCAATTCCTGGGACAACCGCGGTGCGGCTTCGTCCGGACCAACCCTTTGGCGCAGAAGCTTCACGACCGACCTCACCCAGTTCGAGGTGGTGATGGGGCAGGGCGAGCGGAAGCTTTTCAGAGCAATCCGCGAGATCAAGGAAGCGCATGCGCCGTCGGCGATCTTCGTCTATTCAACCTGTGTGACGGCACTGATCGGCGACGATATCGAGGCGGTCTGCAAGCGTGCAGCGGAAAAGTTCGGCTTGCCGGTGGTACCGATCAATGCGCCCGGCTTCGTCGGTTCCAAGAACCTTGGTAACAAGCTTGCCGGCGAGGCATTGCTCGATCATGTCATCGGTACGGTGGAGCCTGACGATGCCGGCCCTTACGACATCAATGTCCTTGGCGAATTCAACCTCGCCGGTGAGTTCTGGCTAGTGAAGCCGCTCCTTGATCGGCTGGGCATCCGGGTGCGCGCCTGTATTCCGGGCGACGCGCGCTACCTTGATATTGCCTCAGCGCACCGTGCCCGCGCGACCATGTTGGTTTGCTCGACCGCGCTCATCAATCTTGCCCGCAAGATGGAGGAACGCTGGGGTATCCCGTTCTTTGAGGGCTCCTTTTACGGCATCAGCGACACTTCAGAAGCACTCAGGCAGATCGCGAACCTTGTGGTGGCGAAGGGCGCCAATCCGGACATCATCAGGCGCACCGAAGCACTGATCGCTGAGGAGGAGGCGATTGCATGGAAGAGACTCGCGGCATACCGGTCGAGGCTCGAAGGCAAGCGCGTGCTCATCAACACCGGCGGTGTGAAGTCCTGGTCGATTGTTCATGCGCTGATGGAGATCGGCATCGAGATCGTCGGCACCTCCGTCAAGAAATCGACGGTCGAAGACAAGGAGCGGATCAAGCAGATCCTCAAGGATGAGAGCCACATGTTTGAATCGATGGCGCCGCGCGAGCTTTACGACATGCTCTCAGAACAGAAGGTCGACATCATGCTGTCGGGCGGGCGCACGCAATTCATCGCGCTGAAAGCCAAGACACCCTGGCTCGATATCAATCAGGAGCGTCAGCACCCCTATGCCGGCTACGACGGGATGGTGGAGCTCGTTCGCCAGATCGATCTCGCCATTCATAACCCGATATGGTGTCAAGTGCGGGAGCCGGCACCGTGGGAATACCAACCTGTTGTGAAGGAAGAACTGCCGGGTGCGCAGAGCAAAACCGAAACCGTCCACGCCTTCGCAAAAGTAGTCACACAACAGCCGCCAACGGCTTCGGCGACCCTTGAGGGAAGCCGATGA
- the nifK gene encoding nitrogenase molybdenum-iron protein subunit beta — protein MPQSAEKILDHAPLFREPEYRQMLAEKKLNFECPHPDQIVTDQGEYTKTWEYREKNLAREALVVNPAKACQPLGAVFAAAGFERTMSFVHGSQGCVAYYRSHLSRHFKEPSSAVSSSMTEDAAVFGGLKNMIDGLANTYALYDPKMIAVSTTCMAEVIGDDLHGFIENAKGEGSVPADFDVPFAHTPAFVGSHVDGYDGMVKGILENFWKGKERKEAAGSINIIPGFDGFCVGNNRELKRLLDLMGVTYAFIQDASDQFDTPSDGTYRMYDGGTKIEDVKAAFNAEATLSLQRYNTRKTLEFCQEFGQATASFHYPLGVKATDEFLMKVSEISGKEIPGTIGLERGRLVDAMADSQAWLHGKKYAIYGDPDFVYAVARFVMETGGEPTHCLATNGTSAWEAEMKELLASSPFGKDAQVWSGKDLWAMRSLLFTEPVDLLIGNSYGKYLERDTGTPLIRLAFPIFDRHHHHRFPLMGYQGGLRVLTTILDKIFDKLDRETIKVGVTDYSYDLTR, from the coding sequence ATGCCGCAGTCGGCCGAAAAAATTCTCGACCATGCTCCGCTGTTCCGGGAGCCGGAATACAGGCAAATGCTCGCCGAGAAGAAGCTGAATTTCGAATGTCCGCACCCGGACCAGATCGTTACCGATCAAGGCGAATACACCAAAACCTGGGAATACCGGGAAAAGAACCTCGCCCGCGAAGCGCTTGTCGTAAACCCCGCCAAAGCCTGTCAGCCGCTCGGCGCAGTGTTCGCGGCCGCGGGGTTCGAGCGGACCATGTCCTTCGTCCATGGCAGCCAGGGTTGCGTCGCCTATTACCGTTCGCACCTTTCGCGACACTTCAAAGAGCCTTCATCGGCAGTTTCGTCCTCGATGACCGAGGACGCGGCGGTGTTCGGCGGACTGAAGAACATGATCGACGGGCTCGCCAATACCTATGCGCTCTATGACCCGAAGATGATTGCCGTCTCCACCACCTGTATGGCGGAAGTCATCGGTGACGACCTGCACGGCTTCATCGAAAACGCCAAGGGCGAGGGCTCGGTCCCAGCTGACTTCGACGTTCCTTTCGCTCATACGCCGGCCTTCGTCGGCAGCCATGTCGATGGCTATGACGGCATGGTCAAGGGCATCCTGGAGAACTTCTGGAAGGGCAAGGAGCGCAAGGAAGCCGCCGGATCCATCAATATCATTCCGGGTTTCGACGGCTTTTGCGTCGGCAACAATCGCGAGTTGAAGCGCCTGCTCGACCTGATGGGCGTAACTTACGCCTTCATCCAGGATGCCTCCGACCAATTCGACACACCCTCGGACGGCACGTATCGCATGTATGACGGCGGTACGAAGATCGAGGACGTGAAAGCGGCCTTCAACGCCGAAGCGACACTGTCGCTGCAGCGCTACAACACCCGCAAGACGTTGGAATTTTGCCAGGAGTTCGGACAGGCGACCGCCTCCTTCCACTATCCGCTCGGAGTGAAGGCGACGGACGAATTCCTGATGAAGGTCTCGGAGATTTCCGGCAAGGAAATCCCCGGGACAATCGGCCTGGAGCGCGGTCGACTTGTGGACGCTATGGCGGACAGCCAAGCTTGGCTGCACGGTAAGAAATACGCGATCTACGGGGATCCCGACTTCGTATACGCCGTGGCCCGGTTCGTGATGGAGACTGGCGGGGAGCCGACCCACTGCCTCGCCACCAACGGCACGTCCGCCTGGGAAGCGGAGATGAAGGAATTGCTTGCATCCTCCCCATTCGGCAAGGATGCCCAAGTCTGGTCGGGCAAGGATCTCTGGGCGATGCGCTCGTTGCTTTTCACCGAACCGGTGGACCTGTTGATCGGCAATTCCTATGGCAAATATCTGGAGCGGGACACCGGCACGCCGCTGATCCGGCTGGCGTTTCCCATTTTCGATCGCCACCACCACCATCGCTTCCCGCTCATGGGCTACCAAGGGGGGCTCCGCGTCTTGACGACGATCCTCGACAAGATTTTCGACAAGCTCGACCGCGAGACGATCAAGGTCGGAGTGACGGACTATTCATATGACCTCACCCGTTAG
- the nifD gene encoding nitrogenase molybdenum-iron protein alpha chain, translating to MSLDYENDGVFHEKLIEEVLSQYPGKAANRRKKHLSVATGGEEASETGEVLSECDVKSNIKSIPGVMTIRGCAYAGSKGVVWGPIKDMIHISHGPVGCGQYSWSQRRNYYIGTTGIDTFVTMQFTSDFQEKDVVFGGDKKLGKIIDEIEELFPLNKGITIQSECPIGLIGDDIEAVSRKKAKEHETTIVPVRCEGFRGVSQSLGHHIANDSIRDWVFDKANADFEPGPYDVNVVGDYNIGGDAWASRILLEEVGLRVVGNWSGDATLAEVERAPKAKLNLIHCYRSMNYICRHMEEKYGIPWMEYNFFGPSQIEASLRKIARHFGPAIVDKTEAVIAKYRPLADAVIDKYWPRLEGRTVMLYVGGLRPRHVITAYEDLGMVIVGTGYEFAHNDDYQRTGHYVKKGTLIYDDVTSYELEKFIERIRPDLVGSGIKEKYPVQKLGIPFRQMHSWDYSGPYHGYDGFAIFARDMDLAVNSPIWDLYEAPWKKKAMKSAAVAAE from the coding sequence ATGAGCCTCGACTACGAGAATGACGGCGTTTTCCATGAAAAGCTTATCGAGGAAGTGCTGTCGCAGTATCCAGGCAAGGCGGCAAACCGCCGCAAGAAACATCTCAGCGTCGCAACAGGAGGGGAGGAAGCCAGCGAGACGGGCGAGGTCCTTTCCGAATGCGACGTCAAGTCAAATATAAAGTCCATTCCGGGCGTGATGACGATCCGCGGATGCGCCTATGCCGGCTCCAAAGGTGTTGTGTGGGGGCCGATCAAGGACATGATCCACATCTCACATGGGCCGGTCGGTTGCGGTCAATATTCCTGGTCGCAGCGCCGTAACTATTACATCGGTACGACGGGCATCGATACCTTCGTGACCATGCAGTTCACCTCCGACTTCCAGGAGAAGGACGTCGTTTTCGGCGGCGACAAGAAGCTTGGAAAGATTATCGATGAGATCGAGGAGCTGTTTCCCTTAAACAAAGGTATTACCATCCAGTCGGAATGCCCGATTGGTCTGATTGGCGACGATATAGAGGCGGTGTCACGCAAAAAGGCAAAGGAGCACGAAACGACGATCGTGCCGGTGCGCTGCGAGGGCTTTCGCGGCGTCTCGCAATCGCTTGGCCACCACATCGCCAACGACTCGATCCGCGACTGGGTCTTCGACAAGGCAAACGCAGATTTCGAGCCCGGCCCCTACGACGTAAACGTTGTCGGCGACTACAACATCGGCGGCGACGCCTGGGCCAGCCGCATTCTGCTCGAGGAAGTGGGACTGCGCGTGGTCGGCAACTGGTCGGGGGACGCGACGCTCGCTGAGGTCGAGCGCGCGCCGAAGGCCAAGCTCAACCTCATCCACTGCTACCGCTCGATGAACTACATATGCCGGCACATGGAGGAAAAATACGGCATTCCCTGGATGGAGTATAATTTCTTTGGCCCCTCGCAGATCGAGGCCTCTCTGCGCAAGATAGCTAGGCATTTCGGGCCGGCAATCGTGGACAAGACCGAGGCGGTCATCGCCAAGTACCGGCCCCTGGCCGATGCGGTCATCGACAAGTATTGGCCCCGCCTCGAAGGCAGGACGGTGATGCTCTACGTCGGCGGTCTGCGCCCTCGTCACGTCATCACGGCCTATGAGGACCTCGGCATGGTGATCGTCGGCACCGGCTACGAGTTCGCTCACAACGATGATTATCAGCGCACCGGCCATTATGTGAAGAAGGGGACCCTGATCTATGACGACGTGACCAGTTACGAGCTGGAAAAGTTCATCGAGCGGATCCGCCCCGACCTCGTCGGCTCCGGCATCAAGGAGAAGTACCCGGTGCAGAAGCTGGGCATCCCGTTTCGCCAGATGCACTCCTGGGATTATTCCGGCCCGTATCATGGCTATGATGGGTTCGCCATCTTCGCCCGCGACATGGATCTAGCCGTAAACAGCCCGATCTGGGACCTCTACGAAGCCCCTTGGAAGAAAAAGGCCATGAAGTCTGCTGCGGTCGCAGCCGAATGA
- the nifH gene encoding nitrogenase iron protein, whose product MSDLRQIAFYGKGGIGKSTTSQNTLAALVDLGQKILIVGCDPKADSTRLILNSKAQDTVLHLAAEEGSVEDLELEDVLKVGYRGIKCVESGGPEPGVGCAGRGVITSINFLEENGAYDDVDYVSYDVLGDVVCGGFAMPIRENKAQEIYIVMSGEMMALYAANNIAKGILKYAHSGGVRLGGLICNERQTDRELDLSEALAAKLNSKLIHFVPRDNIVQHAELRKMTVIEYAPDSKQAGEYRALAEKIHANSGQGTVPTPITMEELEDMLLDFGIMKTDEQMLAELQAKEAKLAVAH is encoded by the coding sequence ATGTCAGATTTGCGTCAAATCGCATTCTACGGCAAGGGGGGCATCGGCAAGTCCACCACCTCCCAAAATACGCTCGCGGCCCTTGTCGATCTCGGGCAGAAGATCCTTATCGTCGGCTGCGATCCCAAAGCCGACTCCACCCGCCTTATCCTGAACTCGAAAGCGCAGGACACGGTTCTGCACCTCGCGGCAGAGGAAGGTTCGGTGGAAGACCTCGAACTCGAGGACGTGCTCAAGGTCGGCTACCGAGGCATCAAGTGCGTGGAGTCCGGTGGCCCGGAGCCGGGCGTCGGTTGCGCGGGCCGTGGCGTCATCACCTCCATCAACTTCCTCGAGGAGAACGGCGCCTATGACGACGTCGACTACGTCTCCTACGACGTGCTCGGCGACGTCGTATGCGGCGGCTTCGCTATGCCCATTCGCGAGAACAAGGCGCAAGAAATCTACATCGTCATGTCCGGCGAAATGATGGCGCTCTACGCAGCCAACAACATCGCCAAGGGTATCCTGAAATATGCCCATTCTGGCGGTGTGCGGCTCGGGGGGCTGATTTGCAACGAGCGCCAGACAGACCGCGAGCTCGACCTCTCCGAGGCGCTGGCTGCCAAGCTCAATTCCAAGCTCATTCACTTCGTGCCGCGTGACAACATCGTCCAGCACGCCGAGCTCAGGAAGATGACAGTGATCGAGTATGCGCCGGACTCCAAGCAGGCCGGGGAATATCGCGCGCTAGCCGAGAAGATCCACGCCAATTCGGGCCAGGGCACCGTCCCGACCCCGATTACCATGGAGGAACTCGAGGACATGCTGCTCGACTTTGGCATCATGAAAACCGACGAGCAGATGCTTGCGGAGCTTCAGGCCAAAGAAGCCAAGCTGGCGGTTGCCCACTAA
- a CDS encoding helix-turn-helix domain-containing protein — protein MANSMSNAGASVTSRGDVDIGAAVRRSREAVGYSVEDLALTCGLTCAEITSIELGADVDPGRLRRIAAALRVPTSTFLLN, from the coding sequence ATGGCAAATTCAATGAGCAATGCAGGCGCGTCCGTCACGAGCCGAGGCGACGTCGATATCGGCGCCGCTGTTCGGCGATCTCGCGAAGCGGTGGGATATAGCGTCGAGGATCTTGCATTGACCTGCGGACTGACTTGCGCAGAAATCACAAGCATTGAACTAGGCGCTGATGTCGACCCGGGCCGGCTCAGGCGCATAGCGGCGGCACTTCGAGTGCCAACCTCCACGTTCCTGCTGAACTAG
- a CDS encoding LLM class flavin-dependent oxidoreductase, translating into MEFATFILAAQRGYHQSSESVVRNSIEQAVLSEQAGFNTVWFAEHHFNNYSLIPSPLMMVAHCAGVTSAIRLGTAVCVLPLYQPQRLLSEIGLADIVSNGRLELGIGSGYQQFEFERFGIDIDQAPAVFSEYLDILLKGLDQEIFEHDGHQLKIPSTAISVRTVQKPRPPIWVAAASPPSMGRAFREGHNVLVTAFHDGLDALSTLRESLEKAASFEGKNVSDAKVSLLRCCYASDDEADINSYLDNARFQRRLSEALYKRRQQSKDGYLLQETPTEQDLSFETMRENLPIGSVNRVIDRLLEEISILRPAQIAIQTQLGDFDQKTMLRQIELWGEKIIPAVNKSLGHAAGMAE; encoded by the coding sequence ATGGAATTCGCGACCTTCATCCTCGCAGCCCAGCGCGGCTATCATCAATCATCCGAAAGCGTCGTTCGCAACTCAATCGAACAGGCAGTTCTTTCGGAGCAGGCTGGCTTTAACACCGTATGGTTCGCCGAGCACCACTTTAACAATTACTCGCTGATTCCGTCGCCCTTGATGATGGTGGCGCATTGCGCCGGAGTGACGAGCGCCATTCGCCTCGGCACCGCGGTCTGCGTGCTACCGCTCTACCAACCGCAGCGCCTGCTTTCCGAGATCGGCCTCGCCGATATCGTTTCGAATGGCCGCCTTGAGCTCGGCATCGGCTCCGGATACCAGCAGTTCGAGTTCGAGCGCTTCGGCATCGACATCGATCAGGCGCCAGCCGTCTTTTCCGAATATCTGGACATCCTCCTCAAGGGCCTCGATCAAGAAATTTTCGAGCACGACGGCCATCAGTTGAAGATACCGTCGACGGCGATTTCGGTACGTACCGTTCAGAAACCACGGCCGCCAATTTGGGTCGCCGCAGCGTCGCCACCCAGCATGGGCCGGGCTTTTCGAGAGGGACACAACGTTTTGGTCACGGCATTTCACGATGGCTTGGATGCTTTAAGCACATTGCGGGAAAGCCTGGAAAAAGCAGCTTCCTTCGAGGGCAAGAATGTCTCGGACGCCAAAGTGTCGCTGTTGCGCTGCTGCTATGCTAGCGACGACGAGGCGGACATCAACAGCTATCTCGACAATGCCCGCTTCCAACGCCGGCTATCGGAGGCTCTGTACAAACGCCGCCAGCAAAGCAAGGACGGTTATCTGCTGCAGGAAACGCCGACGGAACAGGATCTGTCGTTCGAGACCATGCGCGAGAACCTGCCGATCGGCAGCGTGAATCGGGTGATCGACCGACTGCTGGAAGAAATCAGTATTCTGAGACCGGCTCAGATCGCGATTCAGACCCAATTGGGCGATTTCGACCAGAAGACGATGCTGCGGCAAATCGAGCTCTGGGGAGAAAAGATCATCCCAGCAGTCAACAAGTCGCTTGGTCACGCGGCCGGGATGGCAGAGTGA